The Anas platyrhynchos isolate ZD024472 breed Pekin duck chromosome 6, IASCAAS_PekinDuck_T2T, whole genome shotgun sequence sequence ggccctaaccctaaccctaaccctgccccggccctaaccctaacccggctctaaccctaaccctaaccctgcccCGGTGCTGAACGGACAGCGCCGcgcactgcgcatgcgcgggCCCGCCCGCTTTCCCCGCGCCGGGCGGGGCGGTGGCGCGGGATACGCCCCCCGCGTGACGTCACTGCGGCGCCGGCAGCCGAGCCGCGGGTCCGGGTCCGGGTGCGGCTCCCGCtgggtcccggtgccggtgccggccATGAGCGGGCTGCTGGCGCTGCCCTGGGAGGATGTGCTGGTGCCGCACGTGCTGCGCCTCCTGCCGCTGCggcagctgctgagcctgcGGAGGGTGAGCAGGGCCTTCCGCGAGCTCGTCCGCCTCTACCTGGCCAACATGCGGCGCTTCGACTCCGCGCAGGTACCGCGGGGagggcgcggggctgggggcggggggtCCGGGCTGGGGGCCCCGCGGCTGGGCGGCCGCGCTcggcgaggagaggagaggcggTGATTCAGGGCCCAGCAATGCCGCCCTCCTCggcaggctgctggcagcgAGGGCGGCACGGCCCCGGCTGGTCCTTGCCGTGGGGTGTGCGCTGAGCGGGGCTGCCGGGGTGGGCACAGCCTGTGCGGGCCCTGCGGAGCGCTGCCCAGGGCCTGGAGGGGCAGCGGTGCCGTGAAACGCCCAGGGTGCTCTGGCACGGTTGTTGGAGAGCAGGGACGTGGAGCTCAGCACGAGTGTATAAATGCAGAGGcaagggaaggagcagggagcacCCTGTGGCAGCACGCCTGCTGCTGtgtggggcagagctggggcagcagggcttGTCCTGGGGTCGGGAAAGGGGCTTTGGTCACCTCTGTGCCACCGTGGGTGAGAGGAAGGGAGCGGGTCTCTGGGCGCTCAGCATCAGGCTCAGCATGCTCTCAGCAGCCCCGTTATCCCCGTGTTCCCCCCGCAGATCGCACCCGCCATCCCCAGAGCCGCCTTCCTGACCCTGCTGCAGGACAacaaggtgctgcagctgctggcgcTGCAGAGCTGCTCGGACTGGCTGACGGacggggagctgctgccggtCATCAGGCAGAACCACCACCTGCAGCACATCCAGCTGAAGGGCTGCGCCCAGCTCAGCTGCCAGGCGCTGATGGCCATCTCGCTGAGCTGCCCCAACCTGCGGCGGCTCTCCCTGGCCCACTGCGAGTGGGTGGACAGCCTGTCCCTGCGCAGCCTGGCCGACCACTGCAAGGCGCTGGAGGCCGTGGACCTGACGGCCTGCCGGCAGCTGAAGGACGAGGCCATCTGCTACCTGGTGCAGAAGTGCAGCAGGCTCAAGTCCCTGTCGCTGGCTGTCAACGCCAACGTGGGCGACGTGGCTGTGGAGGAGACCGCCAAGTGCTGCCCCGAGCTGGAGCACCTGGACCTCACCGGGTGTCTGCGAGTCAAGAATGACTCCATCAGGTATTGAGCAACTGGGAAGCTGGGTGGGGAAGGCAGGTGGCTGGGGTGTGGGTAAGAGACTTGGGGGGGAAGCCAGATTGCTTCATGCCGAGAGCAATTAGAGTGCAATTTGGGGGAGAAGCCACTAGCAAGGCATTCAGGAGAGGTGATATGTGCTGCTAAAAGCAAATTCCCTGGTGTGTCATGGAGATAGTTCAGGGATCTGACCATGTTGCTTGAGTTCCTCTCAGACTGCCGCAGCACTGTTCCCAAAGGATGCTGCACGTGTGGCACGGGGAGCAGAGGAGGGTGAGCTGGGAACTGTGCTTTCAGGAGTCCTGGCTTGCAACACACACGCGCTCTTTCTTGGCAGGGTCCTGGCTGAGTACTGCCCCAAGCTGCGCTCGCTGAAGGTGAAGCACTGCCACAACGTGGCTGAGTCCAGCCTGAGCGTCCTCCGAAGCCGTGGAGTGGAGCTGGATGTGGAGCCTCTGCCGCAGACAGCTCTCGTTCTCCTGCAGGACATGGCTGGCTTCGCCCCTTTCATTAACCTCCAGATCTAGgactgctggggaggggggaccaACACCTCGCTGGGATCTCCGGAGGATGCCGGAGCCGGGTGCTGCTGAGACGTGCAGAGGGAGAGGTTGGTCCTGCTGGTGAGGCTGGCCCGAGAGGGGCTCACTCTTGTCTCTGGGGCTGTTTAACAGCCACTGCGTGTTTGTGAGTGAGCTCTGTTGGTGCCTCCTGGGAAAGTAACTCCCTCTGCAGTGGTTGGGAGAGAGCGAGGGACTTGTGGGAACACCGTGGTGCTGAACAGGCCTTGGCTAGACCAGCTAATagtcaggatttatttttttgttgtattttaaatCTCCAAGTGGCAGCTGTCCAGAGAGCAGGGGAGTTTGGGGACTGTGGACTGCCGTCCCCTGGGGCGGGCATGCAGGGCatgccagcagagctgttgAGACCAAATCAGGTCAGCTGGAGCAGAATGGAGAAAAGCTGCTAGTTCTCCCCTCAGGAGAGGCTGGGCTCCTCCGCGCTCTGGGAGGTGGCCAGTGCGAGCCCAGCTCCATCCTGTAGCCCCGGCTAGCCTGGCACCAAAGGCCTGGTGTGGTGCAGTGTGGCAACCTGTGTGTGCAGACCTAGCTCCTTGCCACGGGGCGCTGGGTTAGGCAGGTGCAAGGCAGTTGTTTCCCAGGGGAACATGCTCCTAACCACGATTTCACCAGAGGAAGAGCACCAAACCTAGCTGTGCTGTCACTGAGAGCAGTTGGTCATCACCATTTGTTTCTTCCAGATTCTGAATTACATTTCAGTAGTGCCCCAGCCTGCTTCTACATCCCGCTCTATGTTGTGTGGCTGTAGTGTCCACGTTCAACAGTGGAGAGAAATTGCAGGGGCCCTGTCCATATTGTTGGCTGGAGTTTTTTTGAGCACTGCAGGTTATCTTGGCAGGGAGAGCCCAGTTCCTGTCTTTTGCCCCAGGAGGGATTAGAGGCAGAGTGCAGCTGAACTACACACCAGTTTGCATCGTCTTTATTGGCACTTGCACTCAAAGCAAAAGTGCACACAGACTTCTAAAAAGCTTGCTGCAAAACCACAAGCCATATCTTAGATCTAAGAACGTCCCATGCAAGGAA is a genomic window containing:
- the FBXL15 gene encoding F-box/LRR-repeat protein 15, whose amino-acid sequence is MRGPARFPRAGRGGGAGYAPRVTSLRRRQPSRGSGSGCGSRWVPVPVPAMSGLLALPWEDVLVPHVLRLLPLRQLLSLRRVSRAFRELVRLYLANMRRFDSAQIAPAIPRAAFLTLLQDNKVLQLLALQSCSDWLTDGELLPVIRQNHHLQHIQLKGCAQLSCQALMAISLSCPNLRRLSLAHCEWVDSLSLRSLADHCKALEAVDLTACRQLKDEAICYLVQKCSRLKSLSLAVNANVGDVAVEETAKCCPELEHLDLTGCLRVKNDSIRVLAEYCPKLRSLKVKHCHNVAESSLSVLRSRGVELDVEPLPQTALVLLQDMAGFAPFINLQI